The segment ACAGCAGCAGTAGCTTTTGGGGCGTTTGCCGTATTGGCATGGTTTCAATCACAGTTTGAGGTATCCATCTTTGCTGTAGCTGTTGTAGGCGCATTACTAGGTTTCCTTGTGTTCAATGCACATCCAGCAAAAGTGTTTATGGGAGATACAGGTTCCCTCGCACTAGGTGGTGCCATCGCAACGGTTGCAGTATTGCTGAAACTGGAAATCATCCTGATTATAATAGGTGGAGTTTTCGTTATCGAGACACTATCCGTCATCATTCAAGTCATTTCCTTTAAAGCGACAGGGAGAAGGGTCTTCAAAATGAGTCCGCTTCATCATCATTATGAACTTGTGGGCTGGTCCGAATGGAGAGTGGTCGTAACCTTCTGGACGGTTGGACTATTATGCGCAATGCTCGGAATTTATTTAGAGGTGTGGATCTAATATGAGACAAATCAACCATTACAAAGGTAAAAATGTCCTTGTCCTTGGATTAGCCAAAAGTGGAACGGCAACTGCTAATCTATTACATAAACTAGGTGCAAATGTAATTGTGAACGACAGAAGCCCATTGGAAGGAAATGAGCAGGCTCAGTATTTACAATCCAAAGGAATGGAAGTTGTATGCGGGGGGCATCCTGCAAGCATTTTTGACAAAAGGATAGATGTTGTGTTTAAAAACCCCGGCATTCCTTATAGTAATCCGTTAGTGGAACTTGCAATCCAAAAGGGCATATCCGTTTTAACAGAAGTGGAACTTGCTTATCAAATCAGTGAAGCTCCTTTTATTGGTATCACCGGTTCCAATGGAAAAACGACAACCACTACGTTGATTGATGAAATGCTTGCTGCGGATCAAAAATTCCCTCTAATTGCAGGTAATATCGGAAAAGTATCCGTCGAGGTAGCGCAGGAAGCATCAGGAAAAAATGTAATGGTTACGGAATTGTCCTCCTTTCAATTGATGGGAATTGACACTTTCCGTCCAAAGATATCCGTTCTGTTGAACATTTTCGAAGCGCATCTGGATTATCACGGAACACTTGATGAGTATGCTAAAGCAAAAGCAAGGATCTTCAAGAATCAAACCAGTGATGATTTGGCAGTGGTCAATGCAGATGATACGCAAGTGATGAGACTAGCTGAAGGGATCAAACCGTCACTTGTACCATTCTCTACTACGACTAAAGTGGATGGAGCGTATCTAGAAGATGGATACGTATGCTTTAAAGAGGAGAAAGTGATGGCTATTGAGGATATCGTGCTTCCGGGGAAGCATAATCTGGAAAATATCTTAGCCGCAGTTGCTGCTGTGAAACTTATAGGTACCAGCGATAGTGCCATCCATAATGTGCTTTCCAACTTTTCAGGTGTAAAGCATCGACTACAGTTCATTGGGGAAATAGAGGGAAGGCGCTTCTATAATGATTCAAAAGCAACAAACATACTGGCAACACAAAAAGCACTTTCGGCCTTTGGCGAAAATGTCATCCTGCTTGCAGGAGGACTTGATCGGGGAAATGATTTTGATGATCTCCTTCCATTCCTTGCAAATGTCAAAGTGCTTGTGACCTTTGGTGAAACTGCGGAGAAATTGAAGAGAACAGCTACTTCAGCTGGAATAAAACAAATAAAACATGTCGATAATGTGGAAAAAGCCGTAACGGTTGCCTATGAGATGTCTGAAAGCGGAGATGTTATTCTATTGTCACCTGCTTGTGCAAGTTGGGATCAATATAAAACATTTGAGCAACGAGGAGACATTTTTATAGACGCCGTGCATAAGCTTAAATAAGGGCTTGGCCACATGTTCAAGAGGCTTTGTTCTGATAGCTCCCCCCTATAAGGCGGGCTGCATACGGACAAGGCCTTTTTTTGGCTAACATTTTGAGGATGTAGTTTATACGTGCACATCTAACTGCCCTAATATTTGTAGTAGAGGTGTTTCACGTTGGCAAATAAGCGATCAACCCCGGACATAATATTAATCTTAACCACCTTGACCCTGCTCGCGGTCGGACTTATCATGGTGTACAGTGCAAGTGCGGTATGGGCTGATTACAAGTTCCAGGACACTTTCTTCTTTGCCAAACGGCAGCTGCTCTTTGCCGGATTAGGTGTGGTGGCGATGTTCTTTATCATGAATGTGGACTATTGGACATGGAGAACTTGGGCAAAGCTCATTATACTTGTTTGCTTCTTCCTTCTAGTCGTTGTATTAATTCCAGGCATAGGGATGGAACGAAATGGTTCGCGAAGTTGGATCGGGGTGGGTGCCTTCTCCGTTCAACCATCGGAATTTATGAAAATTGCGATGATCACCTTTCTTGCCAAATATCTAAGTGAAAATCAAAAGAAAATCACCTCCTTTAAAAAAGGATTGGTTCCAAGTCTTTCGCTTGTCTTTTTGGCTTTTGGGATGATCATGTTGCAGCCCGACCTAGGAACCGGAACTGTAATGGTGGGTACTTGTATTGTCATGATTTATGTTGCTGGTGCAAGAATCAGTCATTTCGTGGGGCTTGGGCTTATTGGTGTGGCTGGATTCGTTGTTCTTGTGTTATCCGCTCCATATCGAATAAAACGGATCACCTCTTTTTTAAATCCTTGGGAAGATCCTTTAGGAAGTGGGTTTCAGATCATTCAATCCTTGTATGCAATAGGCCCAGGGGGGCTCCTGGGACTTGGGCTTGGGCAAAGCAGACAGAAGTTCTTCTACTTACCAGAACCCCAAACGGATTTCATTTTTGCCATCCTTGCAGAGGAACTGGGCTTTATCGGGGGATCATTTGTCGTTCTTCTTTTTGCCCTTCTGTTATGGCGAGGGATAAGGATTGCTTTGGGGGCGCCTGATCTGTATGGGAGCTTTTTGGCAGTTGGAATCATTGCGATGATCGCCATTCAGGTTATCATTAATGTAGGGGTGGTAACGGGACTTATGCCTGTTACCGGAATTACCCTTCCATTCCTCAGCTACGGTGGTTCATCCTTAACACTCATGTTACTTGCAGTAGGCGTTCTTTTAAATATAAGTAGATACGCAAAATATTGAATGTAGCCGATCCTTTGTGGGTCGGCTTTTCTATTACAATACTGGACATTATATGACAAAAAATAAAAATTTCATTACAATAACTAATATTCGTTGCACATCTTTAACAAGGGATATACTATTAAAGTATTGTGCGATAAATATTTGCGCAATGTTATTTCATAACAGGGAGTTTCAGTTTAAGAAAATTTGCCATAATGACAAAAACAGGTTTAGGATATAGGTACAATCGGGTACATAAATATAGTCCTTTTTATACTAATTACATAATTGTCATGAAACAGATATCAAATAATTGAATCTTGTAGGCTGATGTACCGTTACTATTCAACATGCATACTATAGGTAGTATCAGTTACGGACTCAATGAAACGATATCTTATTTTCCTACTTTTAAAGGTTATGAAAATTGCTATATGAACGTGGATTTAGGAGGATTTTATATTGGAACAATTAGTAAAGGAATTAAAAGATAAGGAAGTAGGTAAAGTCCTTACGAAAGAACCATTGGCGAACCATACGACCATGAAAATCGGTGGGCCTGCCGATGTTTTGGTAGAACCGAAGAGCCTGGAAATGCTTCAAGAAACGATGAAAATCATCAATCGTCATAATGTGAAGTGGACAGCGATTGGACGCGGATCTAACCTATTGGTTTCAGATCTAGGAATAGAAGGAGTCGTCATCAAGCTTGGAGCTGGTATGGATCATATGGAGTTGAAAGAGAACGAAGTCCATGTTGGCGGCGGCTATTCCTTGATAAAGCTTGTGACCATCATCAGCAAAAAAGGACTTTCTAATCTTGAGTTTGCCGCAGGCATCCCTGGAACAGTCGGAGGGGCGGTCTATATGAACGCAGGCGCCCATGGATCAGACATGTCCAAAGTACTGAAAAAAGCCCATATTCTGTTTGAGGATGGAAAGATGGAATGGCTCACTGCGGAACAATTAAAGTTTTCCTACCGTACCTCTCTGCTACAAAAAGAGAGACCAGGCATCTGTCTTGAAGCGGTGTTGAATGTAGGAGAGGGAAACAGGGAGGAGATTGTCGCCCTGCTCCAAAAGAATAAAGATTATCGCAGGGACACCCAACCTTTTAACTACCCTTGTGCGGGAAGCATTTTCAGAAATCCGCTTCCAAATTATGCAGGTCAGCTTATTGAAAAAGCGGGGCTAAAGGGCTATAAGATAGGGGGAGCGAAAGTCTCCGATATGCATGCCAATTTCATCGTCAATGATGGAGGGGCTAAAGCTCAAGATGTCTTGGACTTGATTGGATATATCAAGAAGACAATCCTTGAGGAAGACAATATTCAACTGGAAACCGAGGTTGAAATTATAGGAAGAAAATAGTAGATATTTTCCGTATTTTTCACCCCGCATATGATATAATTATGCTAGAAAATCTATGCATAATAACAGCGATGCCTAATGGCGCGCGGTGGGGTGAAGAAGTTCTAAATGGAAAAAGGGAAAGTATTGACGTTAGAAGATCGTGTACCTAAAATCAAACAGCAGAGAAAGCAAAAGGCAAACAGGAGATTGGTTATATATCTGTCCTTATTTTTCATTTTATTGTTTTTGATTATTTACTCGCAATCTTCATTGAGTAAGGTCTCCGGGATCACAGTAGATGGGAATGTCCATGTGACGGAAGATGAGATCATTAAATTAAGTGAGATTACGAAAGAGACAAGCATCTGGAGAGTGAATGAAGAGACCGTCGCTGAAATGATCCAGCAACATAAAGAAATTTCTGGAACTGTGGTTCAAAGGAAGTTTCCAAATAGTGTAGAAATCAGTATTGAAGAATATAAACGGATTGCATATATATATGAAAGCGGGAATTATTATCCTGTCATGGAAAACGGTAAAATGCTTTCTGTTATGGACGATGAAGATGCTCTTCCTGATGATGCACCACTCATGATGAATTGGAAAAATGGAGAAATGGTCGAGAACTTTATTGGAGAATTGATCAAACTACCGGAATCCATCATCTATTCCATCTCGGAGATACATCATACTCCGTCTGACATCGATCCTTATCATATCACCATGTTTATGAATGATGGCTTTGAAGTAAGTGCAACCGTCAGAGACTTCTCGAGCAAGATGCTTGCCTACCCTTCTATCGTTGAACAATTGGATCCATCTGTTAAGGGCGTCATCAACCTGGAGGTAGGAACTTTTTTCAAGCCATATGAAACAGCTGGAGAGGAAGAGGAAGAAACAGATGAAAGTGACAGGTAAACATGTTGTCTTATCTTTCGTATGTCTTGTCCTTGGATTTATCGTGTCTTATTCGTATCAACTTACACAAGAGGAAGAAGTCTTGGGCACAGACAGACAATGGCAACGTGATCGAGCAATAAGGGAAGCCCTGATCAGAACGGAAGAGAGAAACTTGGAGTTGCAATTAGAGCTTCAAGAAAAACAAGAGGCAGTACAAACCATTGAAGAAGAGCTTGCCACTGGAGAACAGCTACTATTTAACCTAGTAGAGGACGTGGACAAGCTTAGAATGTACAATGGAAATGTCAAAGTCCAGGGAGAAGGGGTGGAGGTAACGTTGGCTGACGCCTCCTATGTCCCTTCCGAAGAGAATATAAATAATTATATTGTTCATGAAAGCCATGTATTCAAGGTGATGAACGAAATGTTTATATCAGGCGCTGCTGCAATCGCCATCAACGGACAAAGGATTACGAAAGATTCTTATGTCATTTGTAATGGTCCTGTCATTACGATAGATGGAAATCAATACCCTGCTCCTTTCGTCATTTCCGCTATTGGAGATTCTGACGTATTGATACCGGCACTTAATATACTTGGCGGTGTGAAGGACCAGTTGATTGCCGACAATATTACAGTGAAAATCCAGAAGAAGGATTTGGTAGTGCTTGACCCTGTTATTCGATAATCTCTGTTGAAAGGACATCAGCAGTAGTGACTTTAAGGCATACTACTGATTAGTAAGGTTAGGTGTACAAGTTGGATAAACGTAAATTCAGTTTTACTATCATAACTGTTATTGTCGGATTGATGATCGCCATCCAGTTTCAAACGGTAAAGCAACCAATTATACGTGACACACGTGATACTTGGCAGCTTCGAAGTGATTTGAATCGCGAGCAGGAAATTCAGTCCCAGATAATCCAGGAAATCAGGAAATACGATAAAATGCTACAAGAGTATTCCAAAGAACGGGATGAATCCAAAGAAAACATCGTTCGGGAAACCTTGGAAGAACTTAAAAGAGAAGCAGGGTTAACAGAAATGAGTGGACCGGGCATAAAGATGGCAGTCAAACCTTTGTTTGATGAAGATATAATTGGAAATGTACAGGAAAACATCTCAGCTGATCTTCTGAGGAGATTTGTAAATGAACTGAATTCCTATGGTGTAGAGGAAATAAGCATTGCAAATCAACGGGTTGTCAGCA is part of the Sutcliffiella sp. FSL R7-0096 genome and harbors:
- the murD gene encoding UDP-N-acetylmuramoyl-L-alanine--D-glutamate ligase, coding for MRQINHYKGKNVLVLGLAKSGTATANLLHKLGANVIVNDRSPLEGNEQAQYLQSKGMEVVCGGHPASIFDKRIDVVFKNPGIPYSNPLVELAIQKGISVLTEVELAYQISEAPFIGITGSNGKTTTTTLIDEMLAADQKFPLIAGNIGKVSVEVAQEASGKNVMVTELSSFQLMGIDTFRPKISVLLNIFEAHLDYHGTLDEYAKAKARIFKNQTSDDLAVVNADDTQVMRLAEGIKPSLVPFSTTTKVDGAYLEDGYVCFKEEKVMAIEDIVLPGKHNLENILAAVAAVKLIGTSDSAIHNVLSNFSGVKHRLQFIGEIEGRRFYNDSKATNILATQKALSAFGENVILLAGGLDRGNDFDDLLPFLANVKVLVTFGETAEKLKRTATSAGIKQIKHVDNVEKAVTVAYEMSESGDVILLSPACASWDQYKTFEQRGDIFIDAVHKLK
- the spoVE gene encoding stage V sporulation protein E — protein: MANKRSTPDIILILTTLTLLAVGLIMVYSASAVWADYKFQDTFFFAKRQLLFAGLGVVAMFFIMNVDYWTWRTWAKLIILVCFFLLVVVLIPGIGMERNGSRSWIGVGAFSVQPSEFMKIAMITFLAKYLSENQKKITSFKKGLVPSLSLVFLAFGMIMLQPDLGTGTVMVGTCIVMIYVAGARISHFVGLGLIGVAGFVVLVLSAPYRIKRITSFLNPWEDPLGSGFQIIQSLYAIGPGGLLGLGLGQSRQKFFYLPEPQTDFIFAILAEELGFIGGSFVVLLFALLLWRGIRIALGAPDLYGSFLAVGIIAMIAIQVIINVGVVTGLMPVTGITLPFLSYGGSSLTLMLLAVGVLLNISRYAKY
- the murB gene encoding UDP-N-acetylmuramate dehydrogenase → MEQLVKELKDKEVGKVLTKEPLANHTTMKIGGPADVLVEPKSLEMLQETMKIINRHNVKWTAIGRGSNLLVSDLGIEGVVIKLGAGMDHMELKENEVHVGGGYSLIKLVTIISKKGLSNLEFAAGIPGTVGGAVYMNAGAHGSDMSKVLKKAHILFEDGKMEWLTAEQLKFSYRTSLLQKERPGICLEAVLNVGEGNREEIVALLQKNKDYRRDTQPFNYPCAGSIFRNPLPNYAGQLIEKAGLKGYKIGGAKVSDMHANFIVNDGGAKAQDVLDLIGYIKKTILEEDNIQLETEVEIIGRK
- a CDS encoding FtsQ-type POTRA domain-containing protein — encoded protein: MEKGKVLTLEDRVPKIKQQRKQKANRRLVIYLSLFFILLFLIIYSQSSLSKVSGITVDGNVHVTEDEIIKLSEITKETSIWRVNEETVAEMIQQHKEISGTVVQRKFPNSVEISIEEYKRIAYIYESGNYYPVMENGKMLSVMDDEDALPDDAPLMMNWKNGEMVENFIGELIKLPESIIYSISEIHHTPSDIDPYHITMFMNDGFEVSATVRDFSSKMLAYPSIVEQLDPSVKGVINLEVGTFFKPYETAGEEEEETDESDR
- a CDS encoding DUF881 domain-containing protein, which gives rise to MKVTGKHVVLSFVCLVLGFIVSYSYQLTQEEEVLGTDRQWQRDRAIREALIRTEERNLELQLELQEKQEAVQTIEEELATGEQLLFNLVEDVDKLRMYNGNVKVQGEGVEVTLADASYVPSEENINNYIVHESHVFKVMNEMFISGAAAIAINGQRITKDSYVICNGPVITIDGNQYPAPFVISAIGDSDVLIPALNILGGVKDQLIADNITVKIQKKDLVVLDPVIR
- a CDS encoding DUF881 domain-containing protein — encoded protein: MYKLDKRKFSFTIITVIVGLMIAIQFQTVKQPIIRDTRDTWQLRSDLNREQEIQSQIIQEIRKYDKMLQEYSKERDESKENIVRETLEELKREAGLTEMSGPGIKMAVKPLFDEDIIGNVQENISADLLRRFVNELNSYGVEEISIANQRVVSNTVIREINGRTKVNNAWIPNVNFEIIVITSDPTKLYNRLQVSRAMDEFAIENLLLEVSTPINQVTVPAYDEQIRVKFMEPVKAGKEGD